The genomic segment CTCAATTCTGAGTTTAAGCTTTAAACTCTTAGTTGTTTTACTTATTGGATTTGTGAAAGCTTTATTCATGTTTACTAGATTGGATTGAAgtttatatgtgtgtgtatgatTTGTGGTCACCTGGCTCTTTGCTTAAGGTGAAAGTTCAACGTGGGTTGATGGTGTTGAGAGTGTGGAGTTTGTTGGAGACGGATTGTGTCCAAGGAGAAGAATGCAAACCAAACACACCTTGTTTTTGcaaatctttgtgtttttacccttttctatCATGACCTATGACATGAGAATCAATGCGTTTAAGCTATTTGTGATGTTGAAAAGTGAATGAGTTCAATCTTTGTTTATCTTTCTAGAGATGTTGTTATTGTGGAACGGGGCAATTGTAGGTTCACAGCAAAGGCAAATAATGCAGAAGCTGCCGGTGCCTCTGCTCTGCTCAtcataaataatcaaaaatcaaGCTGATTTACTTTCATTGCTGACCTGACCTGGTTTGTAAGCAGCAGAGATCAAGCTTTCACTCTTCCAGCCTGGCCTCAGTCTACAAGTAAAAGCATCCATATCTATGcagttttttttaagaactcCAAATTTAACATCTATCAATGGACCCATGaaattttaaagtttcttaagaagtttttaatttcagttttcttcaaaattaataataacatatgttttaagaaactttttttgaCATTCTTTGATGGAGATGCCCTTATGAGCTAGTGATGTTGcatctttttattattgttggTATAGACACCAAAACTGattacaataattatattatcatatgGTTTCTGTTTATGgatcatatttatattaaattaagaatttacatcatatttagcatatgcaTTTTCCAATTTGTGatattactagattttaacatgCCATATTCAATggaacaattttttaatatatttttttttatataaaccctATCGGCTGATCCAGTCAATCTCGGTAGAAACACACCAAAGTACTTCAAAGTGGATTTCTCCCCGAAGGGCCACCACAATATCTGTCATGAGTTTGGAATGTTTTCCGACTAATGCCAGGGGTAGTCAGGCCGCCTGCATTTCTGACTACCAGGTAAGCCAATTGGACTAAAACCCAACTGACAGACTTCacacaattttgattttttgtgatttttgttacTAGAATGGATCTAACCTGGGTTAGTTCATTTAAACCTTACCCCAATTCTCTCTTACCACTGGACCACAACTGTGTgggctgattttttttttaattgttaagaGAAAAtgtatgttatattttttaagagatttaatatatttttattaatattaggttttatagtattattttttagaacACCTCTAGTTACCTCGTTTGAtattagattaaaatattttgtgtattttaatggttcaaccaaaaaaaaccttaagTTGTCAACTTTTTGCAACTTTAGTTCCCATCTCTAAAAAACTGCAAGTTAATCACGTGAAATCAAaggtaaatttttaaattttgatcttAATCAATAATTATCAAGATACAATTTTGATATAATGCATATATTTGTTTCtgtataaatgttttatttgttctcaACAAATATTAAGTGTTTGgaatgaaaatttaatttacaataatgaaatatataattcaattgTATTACAAAATGTGTGAAGTTAAAATTCGGTTTAAGAAATAAATCatgaaattaaatattttttaaaatgtgtggattattatttactatatcAGTATTATCAGTAAAGACTACTTTTATTTCAAAAGtccgattttttatttttttataaactaagttagtttttttttttttcatttgcttaTAATGCTATTTATATTGCGTTACCTACAATATAACCAAATATTTGCATCATGTAATATTGCGTTCCACGTTTGCGTTCGCGTTTAGAGTTGGCACAGGAtccaccaaattaaaccaaacaaaaccattCGGGCGGAGGATTCAATATCTCACAGTTTCACACTCACCatttcttcaatctctctcgAGGTGAACGAAGAGGTACGAAGGCTCCTCCTCTGCGATTAGATCTGTTTCGATGCTCACGAGGTTTCGTCTCACTTCCTTTTCATTGCAAATGCtgatgcttcttctttgttgaacCAGGATTTGCTTTGCTTCATTTTTGGATATGGACGCCTCTATGATTACCACCAATTGCAAATCCGTTGCTTCTCCACCTGTAAGCGCCCAACGTGAATTAGAATAGGAGCTTTGTTTCTCGATTTCATATCTCTTCTTCAGTGCTCTTGTGCATAGTAACATTGTTCTTTGATCTGTTGGTTCTTCCAAGGCTTTTTACTAATTGTATATCTATCTTCAATTTGTTATAATGAAGTCCTTAGTATTGGGGAAGACACGATTTATCAGAAGTTCACTGTGTAACTTGACGATGCCACAAAAGCTTAGCTTCCTCAGACAAAGAACTCAAACTCTAAAAGTTAGCCAGAGGAAAGCCAAGAGGGCTACTGGTGGTGGTGCTCTCGGTGCTACATGCAGTGGCGATAAGATCCTTGTGGCTAATAGAGGTGAAATCGCAGTCCGTGTTATCCGAACTGCACACGAAATGGGGATTCCTTGTGTTGCTGTTTATTCAACCATAGACAAGGATGCCCTCCATGTCAAATTGGCTGATGAAGCTGTTTGTATTGGTGAAGCTCCCAGCAACCAGTCGTAAGtttcttttgtgaatttttcTAGCATAATAAAACTCGTTTGTTTATTCCGGACAAGTGTGAATGTTGTATTTTGTAgtctgtttcttttattttcttaccacTCTTTCCTTAAGATGTCATACTATATAAGACATTTCTTGGCCTGTTAATCAACTCTTTTTACTCAAATCCTTTTCTAGGTACTTGGTTATTCCAAATGTTCTCTCTGCTGCTATCAGTCGTGGATGTACAATGCTTCATCCTGGATACGGTTTCCTTTCGGAGAACGCTCTCTTTGTTGAAATGTGCAGAGACCATGGGATCAACTTTATTGGACCTAATGTAAGTTTTTAACTTCTCTTCAAAGAATTAATCtgtatcttccattttttttctaataggGGAGGTACTACTATTGATCTGATAAAGCAACTGATTATTGGTATTTTCGTCTTTTCTATCTGCAGCCTGATAGCATCCGTGTTATGGGAGACAAAGCAACTGCAAGAGAGACAATGAAAAATGCAGGGGTTCCAACTGTACCAGGAAGTGATGGGCTATTGAAGGTATTTTGCTGGATTATCATTTTAGAATTTCTAGTTTTTGCATGTCAAGAGAATTCTTGGAATTCCaatgtcttttattttcttcttatttcagAGCACAGAAGAAGCAATCAGGGTCGCCGATGAGATTGGTTTCCCAGTAATGATCAAGGTAAACTTGACTTGATTCTATATGTAGTAGATGATACAGTTGGAATTACAAtttgtattcatatatatatatatatatatattttttgtaagcGATTAAATTGGTCTGCTTGAAAAGGAACCATTttaagtatcttttttttttcttctaatgcTCAGCTTGTCACTCTGTACTTATTGATAtgtttatatttacaaaaactgACTGTTCTGGCTTTTCTGGTTTCAAGGCAACAGCCGGTGGTGGTGGACGTGGAATGCGTCTTGCTAAGGAACCGGGAGAGTTTGTAAAATTGTTACAGGTATGACAATCAAGTTTACATAAGCATATAGTCCAACATCAAGATGTTGTAAAGAATTGCAGTATTATTACatattctttatttctttctaacTCAACAACATAAAGATGCAATGTAATCTCATGATGTGTGTCGCATTTCAAAATTCCGAGAACTGTATCGTTGTGAAATATGGATGTATAGTAACTTAAATGGAGTAATGCTGACCATTggtttctataaaataaaaaacccagATCATACGCTCTCCCCTTGCCTGTATAGGCAcagtttttttaaatgaaacttTCACTAAAAATTGGACGTCCCTTTATagaacttttcttaatttgttgaTTCACAGCAAGCTAAGAGTGAGGCTGCTGCTGCTTTCGGAAACGATGGATGTTATCTGGAGAAGTTCGTACAAAACCCAAGACATATTGAGTTCCAGGTATGGTGTTTATCAGGAAAAGTTGTTCAAAACAGTTGACGCTTTAGCAAAAATGATCTCGCGAGTTGATGGTCCAGTGATACTATTATTGGATTTCAAACCCATCTTGTCTTTTGTACCTCTTGTATTTCAGGTGTTGGCAGATAAATTTGGAAATGTTGTTCACTTTGGTGAGCGTGACTGCAGCATCCAGGTATCTCCCTCCTAGGTTTTCATAATTTCATTACCATCAGTTATTGTGTAGTGCTTGAAGAATAAATGTATCTGAATATATGAAAACAGGAATAAATTTACTTCAGCCTAATTACCACACTTGCATGTCATATCCCAGCTGCAGGATCTGCTaaactgttatttttttcttttcatgttgcTAATTGCTAAGATAACTCGAAAATTCAATACCGGTTCTTTCATGCTGCTTTTGTTCATGCCTTGTATGGCGTGCTAAAACCATCTGTCTCATGTAATTATATCTTCTCCTTATAACAGAGGCGTAACCAAAAGCTTCTAGAAGAAGCACCTTCTCCAGCATTGACCGCTGAATTGCGAAAAGCCATGGGCGATGCAGCAGTCGCCGCAGCAGCTTCCATTGGGTACATTGGTGTTGGCACTGTGGAATTTCTTTTAGATGAAAGAGGTTCCTTCTACTTCATGGAAATGAACACTAGGATTCAGGTTGAATTTTATTATGACTGAAAAGTATAAGTTGTTTGCCAAGATTTACCTTTTTTATACATGTATAAGCATCTGAAGTAAACTGAATGCCAACCATTTCTTGGATCTAAACTCAGGTGGAGCATCCTGTAACAGAGATGATTTACTCCGTTGATTTGATAGAGGAGCAGATTCGTGTTGCAATGGGAGAGAAACTTCGTTACAAACAGGTTTGACTGGTGTTGTATGTGATGTTCTGAGTGgatatcaaaaaaattctttcaaaactgaattttgtttatttacagGAAGAGATTGTGCTCAGAGGGCACTCAATTGAATGTCGTATCAATGCAGAAGATCCATTCAAAGGATTCAGACCTGGCCCTGGTATGTTTCAGTAGACCTTTATATGTCACATCTTTGAAGTGTTAGCAGATTGGCTTTCATTACAATACTGCCACTCTCATGATAACAGGCAGAATAACATCATACCTGCCATCTGGAGGTCCTTTCGTTAGAATGGACAGCC from the Camelina sativa cultivar DH55 chromosome 12, Cs, whole genome shotgun sequence genome contains:
- the LOC104732516 gene encoding biotin carboxylase, chloroplastic-like, with the translated sequence MDASMITTNCKSVASPPSLVLGKTRFIRSSLCNLTMPQKLSFLRQRTQTLKVSQRKAKRATGGGALGATCSGDKILVANRGEIAVRVIRTAHEMGIPCVAVYSTIDKDALHVKLADEAVCIGEAPSNQSYLVIPNVLSAAISRGCTMLHPGYGFLSENALFVEMCRDHGINFIGPNPDSIRVMGDKATARETMKNAGVPTVPGSDGLLKSTEEAIRVADEIGFPVMIKATAGGGGRGMRLAKEPGEFVKLLQQAKSEAAAAFGNDGCYLEKFVQNPRHIEFQVLADKFGNVVHFGERDCSIQRRNQKLLEEAPSPALTAELRKAMGDAAVAAAASIGYIGVGTVEFLLDERGSFYFMEMNTRIQVEHPVTEMIYSVDLIEEQIRVAMGEKLRYKQEEIVLRGHSIECRINAEDPFKGFRPGPGRITSYLPSGGPFVRMDSHVYSDYVVPPSYDSLLGKLIVWAPTREKAIERMKRALDDTIITGVPTTINYHKLILDVEDFKNGKVDTAFIVKHEEELAEPQEIVAVKDLTNAAV